One stretch of Candidatus Baltobacteraceae bacterium DNA includes these proteins:
- the trpD gene encoding anthranilate phosphoribosyltransferase translates to MDFAPLLRRLIAGARLSQTESAEMIGAIFDAELTPAQGAGLLVALACRGEDIDEIIGAARAMRERSLHVEHGLPDVVDVVGTGGDGANTINISTMAALVTAAAGIPVAKHGNRAASSACGSADVLEATGLPIDLAPDRAARMLREAKFTFMFAPRYHPAMKNAAPIRRELGIRTLFNILGPLTNPASASIQVVGVARADLLEPLAAVLRGLGVRRGAIVHGENGIDEVAGDVPTAVYSFGEEGGRRWRLDPADFGIAAPLSAIVGASVEDARHAFLSILGGERSPRAEVVALNAALVLHVVGEEPMKPALEHARSILASGAALRTYERAKELATDG, encoded by the coding sequence ATGGACTTCGCGCCGCTGCTTCGCCGGCTCATAGCCGGCGCTCGTCTCTCTCAAACGGAGAGCGCCGAGATGATCGGCGCAATCTTCGACGCTGAGCTCACGCCGGCTCAGGGTGCGGGTTTGCTCGTTGCACTCGCTTGCCGCGGCGAAGATATCGACGAAATCATCGGAGCGGCGCGGGCGATGCGCGAGCGCAGCCTGCACGTCGAGCACGGACTACCGGACGTGGTCGACGTCGTCGGCACCGGCGGCGACGGCGCGAATACGATCAACATCTCGACGATGGCCGCGCTTGTCACGGCTGCGGCCGGAATTCCCGTTGCGAAACACGGCAACCGCGCCGCGTCGAGCGCGTGCGGAAGCGCGGATGTGCTCGAGGCGACCGGCTTACCGATCGACCTGGCCCCCGACCGGGCTGCCCGCATGCTGCGCGAAGCGAAATTTACGTTCATGTTCGCGCCGCGCTACCACCCGGCAATGAAGAACGCAGCGCCGATCCGGCGCGAGCTCGGCATACGCACGCTCTTCAACATCTTAGGCCCGCTCACCAACCCCGCCTCGGCGAGCATCCAGGTCGTGGGCGTCGCGCGCGCCGATCTTCTGGAGCCGCTGGCGGCCGTGCTCCGGGGATTGGGGGTTCGGCGGGGTGCCATCGTGCACGGCGAGAACGGAATAGACGAGGTCGCGGGCGATGTACCGACCGCGGTGTATTCGTTCGGCGAAGAAGGGGGCCGGCGCTGGAGGCTCGATCCGGCAGACTTTGGAATCGCGGCGCCGCTAAGCGCAATCGTCGGCGCATCGGTTGAAGACGCGCGCCATGCATTTCTTTCGATTTTGGGCGGGGAACGATCGCCCCGTGCGGAGGTCGTCGCCCTCAACGCGGCGCTGGTCCTGCACGTCGTCGGCGAGGAACCGATGAAACCCGCACTCGAGCATGCGCGCTCGATTCTCGCCTCGGGTGCGGCGTTACGGACCTACGAGCGCGCAAAGGAGCTGGCCACCGATGGCTGA
- the trpC gene encoding indole-3-glycerol phosphate synthase TrpC: MAEDVLKKIYAAKAAHLEREMAREPYEQIRERALATVASRRHLLALLRARSGDAIITEIKRASPSAGLIARDFDPVAIAMTYQRAGADAISVLTESDHFLGDLGFLTAVRAASSLPILRKDFLTVPYQVAQSAAYGADAILLIVSGLSDEQIRAALDEARVYQLDALVEVHDTRELERALALGVEFVGVNNRSLRTMTTDLAVSEHLLPRVPPYVFAISESGMRGHEDIERLRRAGARGFLIGEALMRADDPAALIASLKHVHAH, translated from the coding sequence ATGGCTGAGGACGTACTCAAGAAAATCTACGCGGCGAAGGCTGCGCACCTCGAACGCGAAATGGCGCGCGAACCGTACGAGCAGATTCGCGAGCGTGCGCTGGCGACCGTAGCGTCGCGCCGCCATCTTCTCGCCCTGCTTCGTGCCCGCAGCGGTGACGCCATCATCACCGAGATCAAGCGCGCTTCACCATCGGCCGGTTTGATCGCACGCGATTTCGATCCGGTCGCGATCGCTATGACCTATCAGCGCGCCGGAGCCGACGCGATCAGCGTGCTCACCGAGAGCGATCACTTCCTGGGCGATCTCGGTTTTTTGACCGCGGTACGCGCAGCCAGCTCGCTGCCGATTCTGCGCAAAGACTTTCTCACCGTACCCTATCAAGTCGCGCAGTCGGCCGCCTACGGCGCCGATGCGATCCTGCTCATCGTTTCGGGGCTGAGCGACGAACAGATCCGCGCGGCGCTGGACGAGGCGCGCGTCTATCAACTGGACGCGCTCGTCGAGGTTCACGACACGCGCGAGCTCGAACGCGCGCTCGCGCTCGGGGTCGAATTCGTCGGTGTCAACAACCGCAGTCTGCGCACGATGACGACGGATCTCGCGGTCAGCGAGCACCTACTTCCGCGCGTTCCGCCATACGTCTTCGCGATCAGTGAAAGCGGGATGCGCGGCCACGAAGACATCGAGCGTCTGCGGCGGGCCGGGGCGCGCGGTTTTCTGATCGGTGAGGCACTGATGCGCGCGGATGATCCCGCCGCCCTGATCGCTTCCCTCAAACATGTCCACGCGCATTAA
- a CDS encoding phosphoribosylanthranilate isomerase: protein MSTRIKFCGCSTWADVTLAIDTGADAVGMIFAPSPRGIDSNAAAEIAQRIGTSIVAVGVFVDPSIEDVERARWLFPHLVVQLSGNESPEFVRAVGEPVVKGIHVGEHDGVQELRTLCDRYAPAMPLFDTKVDGMYGGTGRTFPWPVAASIARSRDIVVAGGLTPENVGDCIRTVRPAWVDVRSGIESGGRKDALKMERFVAAVREADEA, encoded by the coding sequence ATGTCCACGCGCATTAAATTCTGCGGCTGCAGCACCTGGGCCGACGTGACGCTGGCGATCGACACCGGGGCCGATGCGGTCGGCATGATCTTCGCGCCCTCCCCGCGCGGCATCGATTCCAACGCTGCCGCCGAGATCGCGCAGCGCATCGGCACGAGCATCGTTGCAGTCGGCGTGTTCGTGGATCCCTCGATAGAGGACGTCGAGCGCGCTCGTTGGCTGTTTCCGCATCTGGTGGTCCAGCTTTCCGGAAACGAATCGCCGGAATTTGTGCGTGCGGTCGGCGAGCCGGTGGTGAAGGGGATTCACGTCGGCGAGCACGACGGCGTGCAAGAGCTCAGGACCCTCTGCGACCGCTACGCGCCGGCGATGCCGCTCTTCGATACCAAGGTCGACGGGATGTACGGGGGCACCGGACGCACGTTTCCCTGGCCCGTCGCCGCGTCGATTGCGCGTTCGCGCGACATCGTGGTCGCCGGAGGGCTCACGCCCGAAAACGTCGGCGACTGTATTCGTACGGTGCGACCCGCGTGGGTCGACGTGCGCAGCGGTATCGAAAGCGGGGGCCGGAAGGACGCGCTCAAGATGGAGCGATTCGTTGCGGCGGTACGCGAGGCCGATGAAGCCTGA
- the trpB gene encoding tryptophan synthase subunit beta, whose translation MKPDARGYFGAFGGRFVPEVLIDALESLEREMNRAFADPQFWREYEETLRDFVGRPSPLYTAERYLADRRVPLSIKREDLNHTGAHKINNTVGQALLARRMRKRRLIAETGAGQHGVATATVGAKFGFPVDVYMGAVDVERQALNVYIMNLLGARVHPVTGGTRTLKDATNEAFRVWAAQVEDTFYVIGSVVGAHPYPYMVREFQKVIGIEARAQCLERYGRLPSDVIACVGGGSNAMGIFAGFLDDPQVRLWGVEAAGEGIASGRTAASLAAGSIGVLHGSRSYLLQSAQGQVLDTHSISAGLDYPGVGPEHAFLKESGRASYVPVSDDQALEAFHVFSRAEGIIPALESAHALAFAKELAAERSSDDLILVNLSGRGDKDIAQVRGMQRA comes from the coding sequence ATGAAGCCTGACGCGCGCGGCTACTTCGGCGCGTTCGGCGGCCGCTTCGTTCCGGAAGTCCTGATCGACGCGCTGGAGTCGCTCGAGCGCGAAATGAACCGCGCCTTCGCCGATCCGCAGTTCTGGCGCGAATACGAGGAAACGCTACGCGACTTCGTCGGCCGTCCGTCGCCGCTCTACACGGCGGAACGCTATCTCGCGGATCGGCGCGTGCCGTTGTCGATCAAACGCGAGGATCTCAATCACACCGGCGCGCACAAAATCAACAACACCGTCGGACAAGCGCTCCTCGCGCGCAGGATGAGAAAGCGTCGGCTGATCGCCGAGACCGGTGCCGGCCAGCACGGCGTCGCCACCGCGACCGTGGGCGCAAAGTTTGGGTTCCCCGTCGACGTCTATATGGGTGCGGTCGACGTCGAGCGCCAAGCGCTCAACGTCTACATCATGAACCTGCTTGGTGCGCGGGTGCACCCGGTGACCGGCGGCACGCGGACGCTCAAGGACGCAACCAACGAAGCCTTTCGCGTGTGGGCGGCGCAGGTTGAAGATACGTTCTATGTGATCGGCAGTGTCGTCGGCGCGCATCCATATCCCTACATGGTTCGCGAATTCCAAAAAGTGATCGGCATCGAAGCGCGGGCGCAATGCCTCGAGCGCTATGGGCGTCTACCCAGCGACGTGATCGCGTGTGTCGGCGGCGGAAGCAACGCGATGGGAATTTTCGCCGGCTTTCTCGACGACCCGCAGGTACGGCTTTGGGGCGTCGAAGCTGCGGGCGAAGGAATCGCGAGCGGAAGAACCGCGGCCTCGCTGGCAGCCGGAAGCATCGGCGTGCTGCACGGTTCGCGTTCGTATCTCCTGCAGAGCGCGCAAGGACAAGTGCTCGATACGCATTCGATCAGCGCCGGCTTGGATTACCCCGGCGTCGGACCGGAACACGCATTTCTCAAAGAGAGCGGGCGCGCAAGCTACGTTCCGGTGAGCGACGACCAGGCGCTGGAGGCGTTCCATGTATTCTCACGTGCGGAGGGCATCATTCCGGCGCTCGAAAGCGCGCACGCACTCGCGTTCGCGAAAGAATTGGCCGCGGAGCGCAGCTCCGACGACCTGATTCTCGTCAATCTGTCGGGACGCGGCGACAAAGACATCGCGCAGGTTCGAGGCATGCAGCGTGCTTGA
- the trpA gene encoding tryptophan synthase subunit alpha, protein MLEALFKRARDAGRAAFVPYVMAGDPDAATTLAVLAALTQSGADAIELGIPYGDPLADGPTVAAAGQRALAAGTTIDSVLELVREHHDRGGAPAILFTYFNPVYHYGISRFAQRTADAGACGAIVPDIALEEGGELRASLAENGLDMPLLVAPSTKPERAKRIAEQSTGFMYVVSRLGVTGAGTQPAIDALRSQIEMLRTFTDTPLAVGFGVSSAEHVRAVARLADGFIVGSALIDAYAGTRGEEAADHVRAFVEPLIAAAKGLCA, encoded by the coding sequence GTGCTTGAAGCGCTCTTCAAACGCGCGCGCGACGCCGGGCGGGCGGCGTTCGTTCCCTACGTGATGGCGGGCGATCCGGATGCCGCTACGACGCTCGCCGTCCTGGCCGCGCTCACGCAGAGCGGCGCCGACGCGATCGAGCTGGGGATACCGTACGGCGATCCGCTGGCGGACGGTCCGACGGTCGCCGCCGCCGGGCAGCGCGCGTTGGCTGCGGGAACGACGATTGACTCGGTCCTGGAGCTGGTTCGCGAACATCACGATCGCGGAGGGGCGCCGGCAATCCTCTTTACCTATTTCAATCCGGTCTATCACTACGGCATCTCACGTTTCGCGCAACGCACCGCGGATGCCGGCGCGTGCGGCGCGATCGTGCCCGACATCGCGCTGGAAGAGGGCGGTGAGCTCAGGGCTTCGCTGGCTGAAAACGGATTGGACATGCCGCTGCTCGTCGCCCCGTCGACCAAGCCCGAGCGCGCCAAGCGCATCGCGGAGCAAAGCACCGGTTTCATGTATGTCGTATCGCGCCTAGGCGTCACCGGCGCCGGCACGCAGCCCGCGATCGATGCGCTGCGCTCTCAGATCGAGATGTTGCGCACGTTCACCGATACGCCGCTCGCCGTGGGTTTCGGCGTGAGTTCAGCCGAGCACGTCCGCGCCGTCGCACGTCTCGCCGACGGTTTTATCGTCGGCAGCGCGCTGATCGATGCCTACGCCGGAACACGAGGAGAAGAGGCTGCGGACCACGTGCGGGCCTTCGTCGAGCCCCTCATCGCCGCCGCTAAAGGACTTTGCGCATGA
- a CDS encoding GNAT family N-acetyltransferase, which yields MEHGDIPAVLLLFDAVAAERLWIGTEPGYDREKYQDMFGFSLGNGNGMFVAHTGGQIVGVITEYRHDPYGHTIGMLVDERYRGMGIGRALLDRLVTWARERGIPHIALLVFPHNERALALYRSFGFVEIDAQAARISRASGEAWDAILMRKVL from the coding sequence ATGGAGCACGGCGATATCCCCGCCGTGCTCTTGCTTTTCGATGCGGTTGCGGCCGAACGGCTCTGGATCGGCACCGAGCCGGGGTACGACCGCGAGAAGTACCAAGACATGTTCGGTTTCTCGCTCGGCAACGGCAACGGCATGTTCGTCGCGCACACCGGCGGGCAGATCGTCGGCGTGATCACCGAATACCGGCATGATCCTTACGGTCACACGATCGGCATGTTGGTCGACGAGCGCTATCGCGGCATGGGAATCGGCCGCGCCCTGCTCGATCGGCTCGTGACCTGGGCACGGGAGCGTGGAATCCCACACATTGCGCTGCTGGTTTTTCCGCATAACGAGCGCGCACTCGCGCTCTATCGTTCGTTCGGATTCGTCGAGATCGACGCTCAGGCGGCGCGCATCTCGCGCGCGAGCGGCGAAGCGTGGGACGCGATCCTCATGCGCAAAGTCCTTTAG
- the lhgO gene encoding L-2-hydroxyglutarate oxidase, giving the protein MTYDIAIVGGGIVGLATARELLMRHPHLKLVLLEKEELLATHQTGHNSGVIHSGIYYKPGSLKAKLCVEGRRALWAYCDAKGIPYRSVGKLIVATEERELPLLQGLFDRGVANGIESLEIVDAAGIREREPHCRGIKAIFLPVTGIVDYGEVARSYGDDVRAMGGEIVTGREVRGIERRGGAVALATTHGDYQARYVITCGGLQSDRLARMTGGKSDPKIVPFRGDYLILKPEKRYLVKGNIYPVPDPNFPFLGVHFTPRMNGDIWLGPNAVLAFAREGYSFTTINPGDLLETLTYPGFIKLASKYFSTGMGEMYRDVLRSAYVKALQRYIPELQVSDTLSGPSGVRAQAMMADGTQVDDFVFEGDEGTMHVRNAPSPAATSSLAIGKYISDDADERFQLGTAAAAV; this is encoded by the coding sequence ATGACCTACGACATCGCGATCGTCGGCGGCGGCATCGTTGGCCTAGCCACAGCGCGGGAATTGCTTATGCGCCACCCGCACCTCAAGCTCGTCTTGCTCGAAAAAGAAGAGCTGCTCGCCACGCATCAGACCGGGCACAACAGCGGCGTGATTCATTCGGGCATCTACTATAAGCCCGGTTCGCTCAAAGCGAAACTCTGTGTCGAAGGCCGGCGCGCGCTCTGGGCCTATTGTGATGCCAAAGGCATCCCATACCGCAGCGTCGGCAAGCTCATCGTCGCGACCGAAGAACGCGAACTTCCGCTGTTGCAAGGGCTCTTCGATCGCGGTGTGGCCAACGGCATCGAGAGCCTCGAGATCGTCGATGCGGCCGGCATTCGCGAACGTGAGCCGCATTGCCGCGGCATCAAGGCAATCTTCTTGCCGGTTACCGGAATCGTCGATTACGGCGAAGTCGCGCGCTCCTACGGCGACGACGTCCGCGCGATGGGCGGCGAGATCGTTACCGGTCGCGAGGTGCGCGGGATCGAGCGCAGAGGCGGCGCCGTAGCGCTGGCAACGACGCACGGCGACTACCAGGCGCGCTACGTGATCACCTGCGGCGGCCTGCAGTCCGATCGCCTCGCCAGGATGACCGGCGGCAAGAGCGACCCCAAGATCGTTCCGTTTCGCGGCGACTACCTGATCCTCAAGCCCGAGAAGCGCTATCTGGTCAAGGGCAACATCTATCCGGTTCCCGACCCGAACTTTCCGTTTTTGGGCGTGCACTTCACACCGCGGATGAACGGCGACATCTGGCTTGGACCCAATGCCGTGCTCGCCTTCGCTCGCGAAGGGTATTCGTTCACCACGATCAACCCGGGCGATTTGCTCGAAACGCTGACGTATCCGGGATTCATCAAGCTCGCGAGTAAGTATTTCTCGACCGGCATGGGCGAGATGTACCGGGACGTGCTGCGCAGTGCCTACGTCAAAGCGCTGCAGCGGTACATTCCCGAGTTACAGGTGTCGGATACGCTCTCCGGCCCGTCCGGGGTGCGCGCGCAGGCGATGATGGCTGATGGAACGCAGGTCGACGACTTCGTCTTTGAAGGCGACGAGGGGACGATGCACGTGCGCAACGCGCCCTCGCCCGCGGCGACCTCGTCGCTCGCGATCGGAAAGTACATCAGCGACGACGCCGACGAACGCTTCCAACTGGGAACTGCTGCCGCAGCGGTGTAA
- the pruA gene encoding L-glutamate gamma-semialdehyde dehydrogenase, translated as MTTTLERTTPPFKNEVVKSFADPADAAAMRAALAAVKERFGRHYPLVIDGEKIETEKTIRSLNPARPSQVVGLTSSASKEQANAAIAAAARAFDSWKRTSARERAAFLFEAAAKLRERRYEYDALLVYEVGKSWPEADGDIAEAIDFLEYYAREALRFAEPQPVVPIEGERNEMVYIPLGVGAVIPPWNFAGAIMMGMTSAAIVAGNTVVLKPSSDSAIIAAWFVDLLHEIGLPKGVVNFIPGSGSVIGDLIVGHPQIRFISFTGSKEVGLHINELAARPQPGQKWIKRVVAEMGGKDSIVVAADANLEAAVEGVAVSAFGFQGQKCSACSRAIVDAKIYDEFVSKLKERVAKITVGDPEQQSVYMGPVVNEAALESISEYIEVGKKEGRLVAGGKRVGSEGYFLEPTVIADVDPQARIAQEEIFGPVLAVIKARDFDHALEIANNTEFGLTGSLYTTDDAKIERAREEFFVGNLYFNRKSTGAFVGVHPFGGFNMSGTDSKAGGPDYLLLFMQAKSMSRKLS; from the coding sequence ATGACCACCACACTCGAGCGCACCACGCCACCCTTTAAGAATGAAGTCGTCAAGTCGTTTGCCGATCCGGCCGACGCGGCCGCCATGCGGGCCGCCCTCGCCGCGGTCAAGGAACGCTTCGGACGGCATTACCCCCTCGTCATCGACGGCGAGAAGATCGAGACCGAGAAGACGATCCGCTCGCTCAACCCCGCTCGCCCGAGCCAGGTCGTCGGCCTGACCAGCTCGGCATCAAAGGAGCAAGCGAACGCCGCCATCGCGGCCGCAGCGCGCGCGTTCGATTCTTGGAAACGCACGAGCGCGCGCGAACGCGCCGCCTTCCTCTTCGAGGCGGCCGCGAAATTGCGCGAGCGGCGCTACGAATACGACGCGCTGCTGGTCTATGAGGTCGGAAAGAGCTGGCCCGAGGCCGACGGCGACATCGCCGAGGCAATCGATTTTCTCGAATACTACGCCCGCGAAGCGCTGCGCTTCGCGGAGCCGCAGCCGGTCGTGCCGATCGAAGGCGAACGCAACGAGATGGTCTACATTCCGCTCGGCGTCGGCGCGGTGATCCCGCCCTGGAACTTCGCCGGGGCGATCATGATGGGCATGACCTCGGCCGCGATCGTTGCCGGCAACACGGTCGTTCTCAAACCGTCGAGCGATTCGGCGATCATCGCCGCATGGTTCGTCGACTTGTTGCACGAGATCGGTTTGCCCAAAGGCGTCGTAAACTTCATCCCCGGCTCGGGCAGCGTGATCGGCGACTTGATCGTCGGCCATCCGCAGATTCGTTTCATCTCGTTTACCGGATCGAAGGAAGTGGGCTTGCACATCAACGAGCTCGCCGCCAGACCGCAGCCGGGACAGAAGTGGATCAAACGCGTCGTCGCCGAGATGGGCGGAAAAGATTCGATCGTGGTCGCCGCCGACGCCAATCTCGAGGCCGCGGTCGAGGGCGTCGCCGTTTCGGCCTTCGGCTTCCAAGGGCAAAAGTGCTCGGCGTGTTCGCGCGCGATCGTCGACGCCAAGATTTACGATGAATTCGTGAGCAAGCTCAAAGAACGCGTCGCCAAGATCACCGTCGGTGATCCCGAGCAGCAATCCGTCTACATGGGTCCGGTCGTGAACGAAGCCGCCCTCGAGTCGATATCCGAATACATCGAGGTCGGCAAGAAAGAAGGCCGGCTCGTCGCCGGCGGCAAGCGTGTCGGCAGCGAGGGCTACTTCCTCGAGCCAACCGTGATCGCCGACGTCGACCCGCAGGCGCGGATCGCGCAGGAGGAGATCTTCGGGCCGGTCCTCGCCGTCATCAAAGCCCGAGACTTCGATCACGCGCTGGAAATCGCCAACAACACCGAGTTCGGCTTGACCGGATCGCTCTACACCACCGACGACGCGAAGATCGAACGCGCCAGGGAAGAGTTTTTCGTCGGCAACCTGTACTTCAATCGAAAGAGTACCGGCGCGTTCGTCGGCGTGCATCCCTTCGGCGGATTCAACATGTCGGGCACCGATAGTAAAGCCGGCGGTCCGGACTATCTGTTGCTGTTCATGCAGGCCAAATCGATGTCACGTAAGCTTTCCTAG
- a CDS encoding class I SAM-dependent rRNA methyltransferase — protein sequence MKELRLQAKADKRVRLGHNWIFSNEVANEHTPLAAFTPGELVRVVDAGRNPVGIAYVNPNALICARILTRDARATIDVAWFQARVTRALALRERLCGAPFYRLIYGESDGLPGFIVDRYGEVCVAQFNTAGALALREPFVTALTGAIAPKGLLLRNTGSTRALEGIEALDQSLGEVPDRIEVIEGDMRISAPLRAGQKTGYFYDQRDNRARLRRYVRSGDAVLDVFSYVGAWAVSALKAGARSVTCIDQSETALHYADENARAIGGEIDGLAGDALDVMQGLHGERRRYDVVILDPPALIKRRKEAAPGERLYQRLNEAALRLLREDGFLVTSSCSYHLAPERLQRAAFDAARTVGRRMQILERHGHAPDHPVHPAMPETEYLKALFLRA from the coding sequence GTGAAGGAACTGCGACTCCAAGCCAAGGCGGACAAACGTGTCCGCCTTGGTCATAATTGGATCTTCTCGAACGAAGTCGCCAACGAGCACACGCCGCTCGCGGCTTTCACGCCGGGTGAGCTCGTGCGAGTGGTCGATGCGGGGCGCAACCCCGTCGGCATTGCGTATGTGAATCCGAACGCGTTGATCTGCGCCCGGATCCTCACGCGCGATGCCCGAGCCACGATCGACGTCGCCTGGTTCCAGGCGCGCGTGACACGCGCGCTTGCCCTTCGCGAACGGTTGTGCGGCGCGCCGTTTTACCGCTTGATCTACGGCGAGTCCGACGGCTTGCCGGGATTCATCGTCGATCGCTATGGCGAGGTTTGCGTCGCGCAGTTCAATACGGCGGGCGCGCTCGCACTGCGCGAGCCGTTCGTCACCGCGCTCACTGGGGCGATCGCTCCCAAGGGACTGCTCTTGCGCAACACCGGATCGACGCGAGCGCTGGAAGGCATCGAAGCGCTCGACCAAAGTCTGGGCGAGGTTCCCGATCGCATCGAGGTGATCGAGGGTGACATGCGGATCAGCGCGCCGCTGCGCGCCGGACAAAAGACCGGCTATTTCTACGATCAGCGCGACAACCGCGCGCGGCTGCGACGGTACGTGCGTTCGGGCGACGCGGTGCTCGACGTCTTTTCCTACGTCGGCGCCTGGGCCGTCTCGGCGTTGAAGGCTGGGGCGCGGAGCGTGACCTGCATCGATCAATCGGAAACCGCGCTGCACTATGCGGATGAGAACGCGCGCGCAATCGGTGGCGAAATCGACGGTCTAGCCGGCGATGCACTCGACGTGATGCAGGGCTTGCACGGCGAGCGCCGCCGCTACGACGTGGTGATTCTCGATCCGCCGGCGTTGATCAAACGGCGCAAGGAGGCGGCGCCCGGTGAGCGGCTCTACCAACGGCTGAACGAAGCAGCCCTGCGACTGCTGCGTGAGGACGGATTTCTCGTAACGTCGTCGTGCTCGTATCATCTTGCACCGGAGCGCTTGCAGCGAGCCGCCTTCGATGCGGCGCGCACGGTCGGGCGCCGCATGCAGATCTTGGAACGCCACGGCCACGCGCCGGATCATCCGGTACATCCGGCAATGCCGGAAACGGAGTATCTGAAGGCGCTCTTTCTGCGGGCGTAG